The following proteins are encoded in a genomic region of Gimesia algae:
- the rpoC gene encoding DNA-directed RNA polymerase subunit beta': MSVAQTAYERINDYGSVKIGLASPHDIRSWSFGEVKKPETINYRTYRPERDGLFCERIFGPEKDWECACGKYRGMKYKGMICDRCGVKVTHSRVRRKRMGHIELAAPIVHIWFFKSMPSRLGALLNMKTTALEKVVYFQDYVVTDPGDTPLEMCQTMTEEEARQNQAKYGPGAFEIEMGAEAIKKLLMSLNLVELSVQLRKDLFETNSQQKRKDYIKRLKIVESLRDSDNRPEWMVLEVIPVIPPDLRPLVLLDSGNFATSDLNDLYRRIINRNNRLKKLVDLNAPEVIVRNEKRMLQQSVDALFDNNRCKRPVLGSSNRPLKSLTDMIKGKQGRFRENLLGKRVDYSARSVIVVGPELKLHQCGLPKKIALELFQPFIIRRLKDSGHADTIKSAKRMLERKDEDVWDILDEVIQNHPVLLNRAPTLHRMGIQAFEPILVEGNAIRVHPLVCGGFNADFDGDQMAVHLPLSIEAQVEATTLMLATNNIFSPSDGAPIIRPSQDIVMGCYYLTLKKAERKGEGMTFSGVSEVHAAFQQRALDRHAIIKVRMPSDKRIKGDGADDFKMGGLIETTVGRVIFNDILPRKMAFYNLTMKGRDLSNVISDCYLELGRRETINLLDKMKETGFRESTLSGLSFATSDLKTAPNKAKVIGDSEKTVLQKNKLYDRGLITAEERYNQVLDTWTHARELITTSMMHELENDYRENGKYVNPIYLMSNSGARGGIEQMRQLGGMRGLMAKPSGEIIETPIKANFREGLTVLEYFSSTHGARKGLADTALKTADSGYLTRKLADICQNVVVTEHDCGTAQGMTRGVVYRGEKVEMSLTDAIRGRVSRTNIVDPITDEVIVRENELITVEIARRIEEMGLEKIQVRSPMTCESSLGLCRLCYGMDLSTGSLVEEGLAVGIIAAQSVGEPGTQLTMRTFHIGGTASREVEENEIRTRRAGKVSFARIRSVVNSEGLSVVLTRNGEVLINDPKGRELERYTIPNGATLMVNEGDELSEGQVICQWDPHSISILAEVGGRVRYEECVEGKTIRTDKDPSGHVRRSIIEHKGELHPQIIIEDGTGKILDFYYLPEKASIEVDEGQQITAGTVVAKNPRESSGTQDITGGLPRVTELFEARRPKDPSVLAEIDGEVEFVPEKKRGKRIVIVRGEDGTEVEHVIPHGKHLLVHAGDLVKAGDALVRGPLVPHDILRVSGTEAVQQYLLHEIQNVYRAQRVTIDDKHLEIIISRMLSKVMVEDVGDTNLLPGIVLDKLTFQQINEETSACVKVVDSGDTDFQPGDLVPLATIEEVNAQVELAGQGPASFTKPRPASASSQLLGITKASVQSESFISAASFQETTKVLTEAALAGRVDYLVGLKENVILGHLVPAGTGFYQHQTAEVRIRPEALEELKAEKERILAARMSLLNEVTPDKPVPLGGGQEVEDYGQGGVDPSVENTPPSPNPYDE; this comes from the coding sequence GTGAGTGTTGCACAGACAGCTTACGAGCGAATTAACGATTACGGTTCAGTGAAAATTGGGCTGGCCAGTCCTCATGATATTCGGAGTTGGTCATTCGGCGAAGTCAAGAAGCCGGAAACCATTAACTATCGAACCTACCGCCCCGAACGGGATGGTCTGTTCTGTGAGCGGATTTTTGGTCCTGAAAAAGACTGGGAATGTGCCTGCGGAAAATACCGGGGCATGAAGTACAAAGGGATGATCTGCGACCGTTGTGGTGTGAAAGTGACTCACAGTCGCGTCCGTAGAAAGCGTATGGGGCACATTGAACTTGCTGCGCCAATCGTGCATATCTGGTTTTTCAAATCCATGCCCAGCCGTCTGGGTGCGTTGCTGAACATGAAGACGACCGCCCTTGAGAAGGTCGTTTACTTCCAGGATTATGTGGTCACCGATCCGGGGGATACGCCTCTGGAAATGTGCCAGACCATGACCGAAGAAGAAGCGCGCCAGAATCAGGCTAAGTATGGTCCCGGTGCCTTCGAAATCGAAATGGGTGCAGAAGCCATCAAGAAACTATTGATGAGCCTGAACCTGGTCGAGTTGTCCGTGCAACTGCGAAAAGATCTGTTTGAGACCAACAGTCAGCAGAAACGCAAGGATTACATCAAGCGGCTGAAAATTGTTGAGTCGTTGCGTGACAGTGACAACCGTCCGGAATGGATGGTATTGGAAGTGATTCCCGTGATTCCTCCCGATCTGCGTCCTCTGGTACTGCTGGATTCAGGCAACTTTGCCACCAGCGACCTGAACGACCTGTATCGTCGAATTATAAACCGAAACAACCGATTGAAAAAACTGGTTGACCTGAATGCACCTGAAGTTATTGTGCGGAACGAAAAACGCATGCTGCAGCAGTCGGTCGATGCGTTGTTTGATAATAACCGCTGCAAGCGTCCGGTCCTGGGGTCTTCCAATCGGCCTTTGAAGTCTCTGACTGACATGATCAAAGGTAAGCAGGGACGTTTTCGTGAAAACCTGCTGGGTAAACGTGTTGACTATTCGGCACGAAGTGTGATCGTGGTAGGTCCCGAGCTGAAACTGCATCAGTGTGGTCTGCCCAAGAAGATTGCGTTGGAACTGTTTCAGCCCTTCATTATTCGTCGTCTGAAAGACAGCGGCCATGCTGATACGATCAAATCTGCCAAACGCATGCTGGAACGTAAGGATGAGGACGTCTGGGATATTCTCGATGAAGTCATTCAGAATCACCCTGTATTGCTGAACCGTGCTCCGACTTTACACCGTATGGGGATTCAGGCATTTGAACCGATTCTGGTAGAAGGAAACGCGATTCGTGTGCATCCGCTGGTTTGTGGTGGGTTCAATGCCGACTTCGATGGTGACCAGATGGCGGTTCACCTGCCACTCTCTATTGAAGCCCAGGTGGAAGCGACCACGCTGATGCTGGCGACAAACAATATCTTCAGTCCTTCTGATGGTGCTCCCATTATTCGTCCTTCACAGGATATCGTGATGGGTTGCTATTACCTGACGCTCAAAAAGGCAGAGCGGAAGGGGGAAGGGATGACTTTCTCCGGTGTCAGCGAAGTACACGCCGCCTTCCAGCAGCGCGCACTTGATCGCCATGCCATTATCAAAGTGCGTATGCCTTCTGATAAGCGGATTAAAGGTGACGGGGCAGATGATTTCAAGATGGGTGGTTTGATTGAGACGACCGTGGGCCGTGTGATTTTCAATGATATTCTGCCCAGGAAGATGGCGTTTTATAATCTCACCATGAAAGGTCGCGATCTGTCCAACGTGATTTCCGACTGTTATCTGGAACTGGGACGGCGGGAAACGATTAACCTGCTCGACAAGATGAAAGAAACCGGTTTCCGTGAATCAACCTTGAGTGGTCTGTCCTTCGCAACCAGCGACCTGAAGACCGCGCCGAACAAGGCCAAGGTGATTGGAGATTCTGAAAAGACTGTCCTGCAGAAAAATAAACTGTATGACCGTGGTCTGATTACTGCGGAAGAGCGATATAACCAGGTGCTCGATACCTGGACTCATGCCCGCGAGTTGATTACGACCTCCATGATGCATGAGCTGGAAAATGACTACCGTGAAAACGGCAAGTACGTGAACCCGATCTATCTGATGTCAAACTCCGGTGCTCGTGGTGGTATCGAACAGATGCGTCAGCTGGGTGGTATGCGTGGTCTGATGGCCAAGCCGAGTGGGGAAATTATTGAAACTCCCATTAAGGCGAACTTCCGAGAAGGTCTGACTGTGCTCGAGTACTTCAGCTCAACCCACGGTGCACGAAAAGGTCTGGCGGATACCGCTCTGAAAACGGCAGACTCTGGTTACCTGACACGTAAGCTGGCAGATATCTGTCAGAACGTGGTTGTGACTGAACATGACTGTGGAACGGCTCAGGGTATGACCCGTGGGGTGGTCTATCGTGGTGAGAAGGTCGAAATGAGTCTGACCGATGCGATCCGTGGTCGTGTCAGTCGTACGAACATTGTCGACCCGATTACCGACGAAGTGATTGTCCGTGAGAATGAACTGATCACAGTCGAGATTGCCCGTCGCATCGAGGAAATGGGTCTGGAGAAAATTCAGGTACGCAGCCCGATGACCTGTGAATCGTCTCTGGGCCTCTGTCGGCTGTGCTACGGGATGGACCTGTCGACCGGTTCGCTGGTCGAAGAGGGGCTGGCTGTCGGGATTATCGCTGCACAGAGTGTGGGTGAACCTGGTACTCAGCTGACAATGCGTACGTTCCACATTGGTGGAACCGCTTCCCGTGAAGTGGAAGAAAACGAAATCCGCACCCGTCGTGCCGGTAAGGTGAGCTTTGCCCGCATCCGATCTGTTGTCAACAGTGAAGGTCTGAGCGTGGTCCTGACGCGAAATGGTGAAGTTTTGATTAACGATCCAAAAGGTCGTGAACTTGAACGGTACACCATTCCCAACGGTGCCACTCTGATGGTCAATGAAGGTGATGAGCTGTCCGAAGGTCAGGTGATCTGTCAATGGGACCCTCACTCCATCTCGATCCTGGCTGAAGTGGGTGGTCGTGTCCGGTATGAAGAGTGTGTCGAAGGTAAGACTATTCGTACGGATAAGGACCCCAGTGGTCACGTCCGCCGTTCGATCATTGAACATAAAGGTGAGCTGCATCCGCAGATTATCATCGAAGACGGTACCGGGAAAATTCTCGACTTCTATTACCTGCCTGAAAAAGCCAGTATCGAAGTGGATGAAGGGCAACAAATCACCGCGGGAACCGTGGTGGCGAAGAACCCACGTGAATCTTCCGGTACCCAGGATATTACCGGTGGTCTGCCTCGTGTGACGGAGCTGTTTGAAGCACGTCGTCCGAAAGACCCCTCCGTTCTGGCTGAAATCGACGGTGAAGTCGAATTCGTTCCAGAAAAGAAACGTGGTAAGCGAATCGTGATTGTTCGTGGTGAAGACGGAACCGAAGTGGAACACGTGATTCCTCACGGTAAGCATCTGCTGGTTCACGCGGGCGACCTGGTAAAAGCTGGCGACGCTCTGGTGCGTGGTCCTCTGGTGCCTCACGATATTTTGCGTGTGAGTGGTACCGAAGCCGTCCAGCAGTACCTGCTGCATGAAATTCAGAACGTCTATCGTGCACAGCGTGTGACGATCGACGACAAGCATCTGGAAATTATTATTTCCCGCATGTTGAGCAAGGTGATGGTGGAAGATGTGGGTGATACCAATCTGCTGCCGGGCATCGTGCTCGACAAGCTGACCTTCCAGCAGATCAACGAAGAGACCAGTGCCTGTGTTAAGGTTGTGGATTCGGGTGATACCGATTTCCAGCCAGGCGACCTGGTTCCGCTGGCGACCATCGAAGAAGTGAATGCCCAGGTAGAACTGGCAGGGCAGGGTCCCGCCAGCTTCACCAAGCCGCGACCGGCGTCTGCCAGCTCGCAGTTGCTGGGGATTACCAAAGCTTCCGTACAAAGCGAAAGCTTTATCTCGGCTGCCAGTTTCCAGGAAACCACCAAGGTGCTGACCGAAGCTGCTCTGGCAGGTCGGGTTGACTATCTGGTAGGTCTGAAGGAAAACGTGATTCTGGGCCACCTCGTGCCGGCAGGAACTGGTTTCTACCAGCATCAGACTGCAGAAGTGCGAATTCGTCCGGAAGCTCTGGAAGAACTGAAAGCAGAAAAAGAACGGATTCTGGCAGCTCGTATGAGTCTGTTGAACGAAGTCACGCCTGATAAACCGGTTCCTCTGGGGGGCGGTCAGGAAGTCGAAGACTATGGGCAGGGAGGCGTTGATCCCTCAGTGGAAAATACGCCACCCAGTCCGAATCCGTATGATGAATAA